The DNA segment CCGGCCACATCCCGGATTCGGACACGCTCAGCCGGAGTGTTGCGCTGCACCGAACCAGTTCCTATGTATTCAAGAGCGCAGAGCATGCTGCCAATCTCTTCGCTCTCAAAGAAACGGGGTTCATTTACACGCGACTGGGAAATCCCACACAGGAAGTGTTGGAACGGCGCATGGCGGCGCTGGAGAACGGCGCCGCGGCGCTGGCCTTTGCCTCAGGCACCTCCGCCATTCATAACACGGTCATCAACCTCTGCGCCGCCGGCGATGAGATCGTTGCCGGCTACAATCTCTACGGCGGTACGTATACCATGTTCGACGGCGTGCTGCCTCAGTTCGGCATCCAGACGCGTTTTGTCGATCCTGCAAATCCGCACAACTTTGAAAAAGCGATCACGGAAAAAACCCGGCTTTTATTTGTCGAGACCATCGGTAATCCGGCATTGGCCGTCACCGATCTGGAGGCGGTGGCCACTGTGGCGCAAAAACATCATCTGCCGCTGGTGGTGGACTCTACGTTTACCACGCCCTATCTTTTGCGACCGCTCGATTACGGCGCCGACATCGTCTGTCATTCGTTGACCAAATGGCTGGGCGGCCATGGCACGGCCATCGGCGGCATAGTAGTGGATGGGGGAAAATTTGACTGGACCGATCCAAAATTCAAACTGTTCAACGAGCCGGATCCTGGCTATCACGGTCTGCGCTATGCACACGATCTGGGCGAGATGAATCAGCTGGCCTTCATCATGCGGTTGCGCCTGGTGCCGCTGCGCAATTTGGGCGCCTGTCTGTCGCCGGATAA comes from the bacterium genome and includes:
- a CDS encoding O-acetylhomoserine aminocarboxypropyltransferase/cysteine synthase; protein product: MSDRTFAFATLALHAGHIPDSDTLSRSVALHRTSSYVFKSAEHAANLFALKETGFIYTRLGNPTQEVLERRMAALENGAAALAFASGTSAIHNTVINLCAAGDEIVAGYNLYGGTYTMFDGVLPQFGIQTRFVDPANPHNFEKAITEKTRLLFVETIGNPALAVTDLEAVATVAQKHHLPLVVDSTFTTPYLLRPLDYGADIVCHSLTKWLGGHGTAIGGIVVDGGKFDWTDPKFKLFNEPDPGYHGLRYAHDLGEMNQLAFIMRLRLVPLRNLGACLSPDNAWLFLQGIETLPLRMERHCANAQAVAEFLHKHPQVQWVRYPGLPSDPTHPVAKKYLSKGYGAMVVFGIQGG